From Gammaproteobacteria bacterium:
TTCAATCCAGGAAAACACGACGGTTTCGTCATCCTTCGCCTTTACTGCCATGTAGAAATCGGTCGTTTCGCCCTTGGGCACGTCGTCACCCCAGCATTCGACGCATCGGATCGCGCCATGTTCGCGGAATACGGAAAGGGCGTCCTCGGCATGTTTTCTGTATTTTTCCTTATTGGCGGTGGGCACCGCAGCGACAAATCCATCGATATAGCTCATTGTGCTTCTCCTGTTTTGAAGTTGGTTGATAGTTCATTCGGCTTCAGTTTTGGCGCCCACCAGCGGGGTGTTCCTTGTCTTGGGGGATGGCGGCGTCATGTATTTTCAGTGGCCGTCGTGTGCTCGAGAGCGACCACGCCGAGCTGTTACCGGTCATCCCGCGCCCTCATATTCGAGCTTCGGATACCAGTCGCTTCCGCGCCCATCGGGCGTCGTGTCGAGGATGATCCAGAGCGGATTCATGTCGGGGGCATCGTGCGGATCCTGGCCGGGATCGGCAATCTCCGGCCCACCCTCGCTGCTCCAGAAATGC
This genomic window contains:
- a CDS encoding DUF1428 domain-containing protein; translation: MSYIDGFVAAVPTANKEKYRKHAEDALSVFREHGAIRCVECWGDDVPKGETTDFYMAVKAKDDETVVFSWIEWPDKKTRDAGMEKVMSDPRLSPENNPMPFDGKRMIYGGFDVMLDDAG